From one Tiliqua scincoides isolate rTilSci1 chromosome 14, rTilSci1.hap2, whole genome shotgun sequence genomic stretch:
- the SIRT4 gene encoding NAD-dependent protein lipoamidase sirtuin-4, mitochondrial, whose protein sequence is MSFTFVLKVQKGRTVFRCHHHGFRCMAKAVQVSTFVPPCPPLDPQDIEKLQDFVSRSQRLFVLTGAGISTESGIPDYRSEGVGLYARTSRRPVQHAEFVRSARARQKYWARNFVGWPQFSSHQPNTAHLALRSWESAEKLHWLVTQNVDALHTKAGSQRLTELHGCIHRVFCLSCGNLTSRATLQEHFEALNPSWSAEAYGVAPDGDVFLTEEQVRNFHVPPCSSCGGHLKPDVTFFGDTVSKEKVDFVHQRLAESDAVLVAGSSLQVYSAYKFALAAQDRKLPIAIVNIGPTRSDHFASLKLNSRCGELLPLIVPR, encoded by the exons ATGAGCTTCACCTTTGTCCTGAAGGTCCAGAAAGGACGCACAGTTTTCCGGTGTCACCATCATGGCTTCCGCTGCATGGCCAAGGCTGTACAAGTATCGACCTTCGTCCCGCCCTGCCCTCCCTTGGACCCCCAGGACATTGAGAAGCTGCAAGACTTTGTTTCTCGCTCCCAGAGGCTCTTTGTCTTGACCGGAGCAGGGATTTCCACCGAGTCGGGGATCCCGGACTACCGCTCTGAGGGCGTGGGCCTGTACGCGCGGACCAGCCGGCGGCCTGTCCAGCATGCAGAGTTTGTCCGTAGCGCCAGAGCCCGCCAGAAGTACTGGGCCAGGAACTTTGTGGGCTGGCCCCAGTTCTCTTCCCATCAGCCCAACACGGCACATTTGGCCCTTAGGAGTTGGGAGTCTGCGGAGAAGCTGCACTGGCTGGTGACCCAGAATGTGGATGCCCTGCACACCAAGGCCGGGAGTCAGCGGCTGACAGAGCTGCACGGCTGCATTCACAG GGTCTTCTGCCTCAGCTGCGGGAACCTGACATCTCGTGCCACCCTCCAGGAGCACTTCGAGGCCCTGAACCCCTCATGGAGTGCCGAGGCTTATGGTGTGGCCCCGGATGGAGACGTCTTCTTGACCGAGGAGCAGGTGCGCAACTTCCATGTCCCCCCCTGCAGCAGTTGTGGCGGACACCTCAAGCCAGACGTGACCTTCTTTGGAGACACCGTCAGCAAGGAGAAGGTGGACTTTGTGCACCAGCGCCTGGCCGAGTCGGATGCCGTCCTGGTGGCTGGGTCTTCGCTGCAG GTCTACTCTGCATACAAGTTTGCTCTTGCAGCCCAAGACAGGAAGTTGCCAATTGCCATTGTCAATATTGGGCCCACAAGGTCTGATCACTTTGCCTCCCTGAAGCTGAATTCTCGCTGCGGAGAGCTGCTGCCCTTGATAGTCCCTCGATGA